Within Runella rosea, the genomic segment GAAAACTCCACGCGTCGGTTTTGTTTGCGACTTTCTTCGCTGGTATTGGGTGCAACGGGGCGCGTGGGGCCGTAGCCTTTGGTTTGGATGCGTGCGGCGTTGATATTTTTAGTGGTCAAGTACCGTTTTACCTCTTCCACCCGGTCTTTAGACAATTGGACGTTGGCTTCAAAGTTACCCACGTTGTCGGTATGGCCTTCGAGCAAAATTTCCATGCTGTTGTTTTCGGTCATCATTTGCGCAATTCGGTCCAATTCGGGCAAAGATGAGGGTAGAAGGTCAAATTTACTTTGGGCAAAACGTATGGTGTTGAGGGTTATTTTTTGGCCAATTTCGATGGGTGTCAAAACAATTTCGCGACGGATTTCGCGGTATTGTTTTTCTTTCGTCAAATCCACAATCGTACCTGCTGCTTGGTATCCTTTCCGCTGCGCGGTAAGGCCGTACTGTTTTTGGGTATCCAACACAATTTTAAAATCACCCACGGCGGGGTCATAGTCAATGCGCTGGGGTGGTTGTTTTTGGTCTAAATCCTCTACAATCACTTCGGCAGCCACGGTCTGTTTGGTCTTTTGGTCAATCACGCTACCCTGAAGCATGACCGTGGGGATAGGCCGAACAGATTCGGGTAGTTTTATCCGAAAAATATCAAATTCACCCAGTGAGTTTTCGGAAGAACAGAAATAAGCATACGCTCCCGAGGCAGGAATCGTAAAATGAGCCTCATAATCAGAAGTGTTGAAAGCAGGCCCCAAATTTTCAGGCTCCGACCATTGGGTCCAACTATCGTCTAGCCGGCGGCTTACGTAAATATCCATCTCGCCGTAGCCACTACGGCCGTTGGAGGTAAAGTATAAACTTTTATTATCGGTGGCCAAAAAGGGCGTAAATTCGTCATCGGCGGTATTGATGCCTGCGCCCATGTTGGCGGGAGCTGACCATGTTCCGTTGGTTTGTAGAAAAGACACGTAGAGGTCGGCACCGCCTCTGGTATTGGCATCTTGCAAAGATAAGACCATCACTTTCCCGTTCGGACTGATATAAAACCCCGAGAAAGAATGCTCATTGACATAACTTTGAAGGCGCACTTCCTGCGGGAAAGTCCAGCCGTTTCGATTTTTACGGCTGACCGACACCCCCTTCGACAGCGTACCGTCGGGGCGGTAAATATTCATCAACAAAGCGGTGCGGTCGTCGGGAGAAATATAACAAATGGAATTTTCCCGAATGTTGTTGACGGGGGTGCCCATGTTACGGGCTTTTTGCCATACCCCTTCTTTTTCCTCCGCAAACCATACATCATAATCTTCACTGTTTTTTAAGTTTTCGGGGTGGTCGTAGCGGGTAAAATAAATGGTTTTGCCGTCAGGAGAAATAACGGGTGCTACCTCATTTGCTTTAGAGTTGACATTTGCTCCGAGGTTCTCTTTTTTTAGTTCTTTTGGAACATTTTTTGCCAAATTAATGGATGCTTCAATGGGGGTTTCAGAGGCCGAAATGGCAACAGCATCTATTTCATTCCAATCTTTAACGCGCTTCGTATCGAGCACTATTTTTAGCGAAGCCACCTTATATTCGGTGAGTTTGGGGAGCCAGACTCGCAAAATCCCTGCCCCGCGTTGGGTAGTTTCAGGTTTGCTTGTATAGATATTGTATTCTTTGTTTTGGGAATCGTAAGCAAAAATGGTGGTGATGCATCCTGCTCCGAAATTCTCCGCAATAGCAATTTGCCGAATGGAAAGTGGGGTTTCAAAACCTACTTTTATCCATTCTATGCCCTTATCGGGTTGTTCGGGACGCCAAGCAGTGGCCCCTGTTTCGCCCTGGGGCAGTTTGTTAGGTTTTCCCAAGACCTGAACAGCGCGGTATTGTTGGCCATTACCAGATGTATATTCAGAAGAAACGCCGATTATTTTCGAGGCCCATTGCTCGTTTTGGGCGGATGCCCGCAAGGCTGTAATCGTTAAGAAAAAACACAGAATCAGAATACGCATAACAACACTTTTTTTTCAGTCTTGCATTATTCGTGCCAATCGATGACCTTATTCAGTCTAATTTTTACAAAAGCAGAGAAGGAAAACAAGGGAGAAGTGGCGGATTGGTATATTTTCGGGAGATTATAAAAGTTCAGCAGAAGGGTCCCAGTAGACGTTTTTGAAATTCTTGATTTTGTCATTTTCCACCCCGATTCCTTCTTGTTCCAAAAGCTCCTGCATGGCAGTTGGCGACCCAAAAAAATGCTTCCCCGAGAGAACGCCATTTCGATTTA encodes:
- a CDS encoding OmpA family protein, whose protein sequence is MRILILCFFLTITALRASAQNEQWASKIIGVSSEYTSGNGQQYRAVQVLGKPNKLPQGETGATAWRPEQPDKGIEWIKVGFETPLSIRQIAIAENFGAGCITTIFAYDSQNKEYNIYTSKPETTQRGAGILRVWLPKLTEYKVASLKIVLDTKRVKDWNEIDAVAISASETPIEASINLAKNVPKELKKENLGANVNSKANEVAPVISPDGKTIYFTRYDHPENLKNSEDYDVWFAEEKEGVWQKARNMGTPVNNIRENSICYISPDDRTALLMNIYRPDGTLSKGVSVSRKNRNGWTFPQEVRLQSYVNEHSFSGFYISPNGKVMVLSLQDANTRGGADLYVSFLQTNGTWSAPANMGAGINTADDEFTPFLATDNKSLYFTSNGRSGYGEMDIYVSRRLDDSWTQWSEPENLGPAFNTSDYEAHFTIPASGAYAYFCSSENSLGEFDIFRIKLPESVRPIPTVMLQGSVIDQKTKQTVAAEVIVEDLDQKQPPQRIDYDPAVGDFKIVLDTQKQYGLTAQRKGYQAAGTIVDLTKEKQYREIRREIVLTPIEIGQKITLNTIRFAQSKFDLLPSSLPELDRIAQMMTENNSMEILLEGHTDNVGNFEANVQLSKDRVEEVKRYLTTKNINAARIQTKGYGPTRPVAPNTSEESRKQNRRVEFSILKI